The Apium graveolens cultivar Ventura chromosome 11, ASM990537v1, whole genome shotgun sequence genome has a window encoding:
- the LOC141695228 gene encoding E3 ubiquitin-protein ligase CCNB1IP1 homolog isoform X1, giving the protein MRCNACWRDLEGKAITTSCGHLLCTEDAGRILSNDAACPICDQVLSKSLMRPVDVNPTDEWTNMAMAGISPQILMKSAYRSVMFYIGQKELEMQFKMNRIVAQCRQKCEAMQEKFTEKMEQVHTAYQKMAKKCQMMEQEMESLSKDKQELQEKFSEKSRQKRKLDEMYDQLRSEYESIKRTAIQPANNFYSRTEPDLFASPADMMHNRDPLRKDWPSYTPATPGPRDDIWPSAARKNSSNSGPFDVSAGSPVKQSAGPIDFSNRRGINPTAFGAGAGSGSGAGNPSMTLRNLIISPIKRPQLTRSRPQMFTL; this is encoded by the exons ATGAGATGCAATGCATGCTGGAGGGACCTAGAAGGGAAAGCCATTACAACCAGTTGTGGTCACCTATTGT GTACCGAGGATGCTGGTAGGATTCTCAGTAATGATGCAGCTTGCCCAATATGTGACCAAGTACTCTCTAAAAG TCTTATGAGACCTGTTGATGTCAATCCAACTGATGAGTGGACCAAT ATGGCCATGGCTGGGATATCTCCTCAAATAT TGATGAAAAGTGCATACAGAAGCGTGATGTTCTACATTGGACAGAAGGAACTGGAGATGCAGTTCAAGATGAACAGAATCGTGGCTCAGTGCCGGCAAAAATGTGAGGCAATGCAAGAAAAATTCACAGAAAAAATGGAGCAAGTTCATACTGCTTATCAGAAAATGGCAAAGAAGTGCCAGATGATGGAACAAGAAATGGAGAGTCTATCCAAAGACaagcaagaacttcaagaaaagttttctGAGAAGTCCAG ACAAAAAAGAAAGCTTGATGAAATGTATGATCAGCTAAGATCCGAGTACGAGTCAATTAAAAGAACTGCAATACAACCTGCAAACAATTTCTATTCCAGAACTGAACCTGATTTGTTTGCAAGTCCAGCTGACATGATGCATAATAGAGATCCTCTCAGGAAAG ATTGGCCGTCATACACTCCTGCTACTCCAGGACCTCGAGATGATATATGGCCTTCAGCAGCGAGAAAGAATAGTTCTAATTCTGGTCCCTTTGATGTTTCCGCTGGCTCGCCTGTAAAACAGTCAGCTGGGCCTATTGATTTTAGCAACAGAAGAGGCATTAATCCAACTGCATTTGGTGCTGGAGCAGGATCTGGATCTGGTGCAGGGAACCCATCAATGACCTTGAGAAATCTCATCATTTCACCAATAAAGCGACCTCAGCTCACCCGAAGTCGGCCTCAAATGTTCAC GCTGTAA
- the LOC141695228 gene encoding E3 ubiquitin-protein ligase CCNB1IP1 homolog isoform X3: MRCNACWRDLEGKAITTSCGHLLCTEDAGRILSNDAACPICDQVLSKSLMRPVDVNPTDEWTNMAMAGISPQILMKSAYRSVMFYIGQKELEMQFKMNRIVAQCRQKCEAMQEKFTEKMEQVHTAYQKMAKKCQMMEQEMESLSKDKQELQEKFSEKSRQKRKLDEMYDQLRSEYESIKRTAIQPANNFYSRTEPDLFASPADMMHNRDPLRKGPRDDIWPSAARKNSSNSGPFDVSAGSPVKQSAGPIDFSNRRGINPTAFGAGAGSGSGAGNPSMTLRNLIISPIKRPQLTRSRPQMFTL; this comes from the exons ATGAGATGCAATGCATGCTGGAGGGACCTAGAAGGGAAAGCCATTACAACCAGTTGTGGTCACCTATTGT GTACCGAGGATGCTGGTAGGATTCTCAGTAATGATGCAGCTTGCCCAATATGTGACCAAGTACTCTCTAAAAG TCTTATGAGACCTGTTGATGTCAATCCAACTGATGAGTGGACCAAT ATGGCCATGGCTGGGATATCTCCTCAAATAT TGATGAAAAGTGCATACAGAAGCGTGATGTTCTACATTGGACAGAAGGAACTGGAGATGCAGTTCAAGATGAACAGAATCGTGGCTCAGTGCCGGCAAAAATGTGAGGCAATGCAAGAAAAATTCACAGAAAAAATGGAGCAAGTTCATACTGCTTATCAGAAAATGGCAAAGAAGTGCCAGATGATGGAACAAGAAATGGAGAGTCTATCCAAAGACaagcaagaacttcaagaaaagttttctGAGAAGTCCAG ACAAAAAAGAAAGCTTGATGAAATGTATGATCAGCTAAGATCCGAGTACGAGTCAATTAAAAGAACTGCAATACAACCTGCAAACAATTTCTATTCCAGAACTGAACCTGATTTGTTTGCAAGTCCAGCTGACATGATGCATAATAGAGATCCTCTCAGGAAAG GACCTCGAGATGATATATGGCCTTCAGCAGCGAGAAAGAATAGTTCTAATTCTGGTCCCTTTGATGTTTCCGCTGGCTCGCCTGTAAAACAGTCAGCTGGGCCTATTGATTTTAGCAACAGAAGAGGCATTAATCCAACTGCATTTGGTGCTGGAGCAGGATCTGGATCTGGTGCAGGGAACCCATCAATGACCTTGAGAAATCTCATCATTTCACCAATAAAGCGACCTCAGCTCACCCGAAGTCGGCCTCAAATGTTCAC GCTGTAA
- the LOC141695191 gene encoding alpha,alpha-trehalose-phosphate synthase [UDP-forming] 1-like — protein MSDNKYKSSLSVPSNSKEKLLRDTQLSKGSKASSNKASDTKSVSEISELQLPSMERLGPGTFPAEIYPEGYSSSHTCSNESKKPQEGMALKPRLLVVSNRLPYSAVRIEDSWSLDISAGGPVTALLGLKEFEVSYVGWAGIHVSDEAERKSLTEVLTEKSCLPVFIDEVIFHQYYNGYCNSILWPLFHYLGSSQEDGPATTRSYQSQFDAYKKANQIFADVVIKHYKEGDVVWCHDYHLMFLPKYLKEHNSQLKVGWFLHTPFPPTEVHRTLLSRSELLHALLFADLLGFHTVEYVRHFVSTCTRILGVEASLAGIEYQGRLTRVAVFPMGIDSDRFFQALETPIVRECIKEFTEEFSGRKVILGVDRLDLVKGILQKILAFEKFLEDNKDLRDKVVLLQIAVPRTTDIPEYQKLASKVHKLVGRINGRFGTVSKVPLIHLDQHLEFHTLCALYAVTDVSLVTSLRDGMNLVSSEFVACQDSKKGVLILSEFAGAAQSLGAGAILINSWDIAEIASSIGRALNMKDDERRKRHALNFQHVITHTSQKWAEAFVRELADAQSIKGVPPALPVTDAIEHYLQSNNRLLILGFNAVLTEPVDTPGGGGEDQILKLNPELKSTLMELCCDQKTTIVVLSGSSKLVLDNNFSDYNMWLAAENGIFLRPTMGEWETTIPGNLNLDWIDCVKPVFEYFIKRTPKSQFVLRDTSVVWNYKYADVELGRSHAIDLVQHLFTGFSNAPVDVNQGSHSVEVRAVGITKGAGIHRILGEIAGSSDPTQIDYVLCIGHFLEKDEDLYSYFDPELPVETPRTKTSEALKFPGDRMSDLKLQNGGCVSKASHLTSEQPLPNSGKKTSLNVPDLKMENYFSCTVDRTHSRARYSLGSSADVVSLLKALAAASSSS, from the exons ATGTCTGATAATAAGTACAAATCTAGCTTATCTGTTCCTTCAAACTCGAAAGAGAAGCTCTTACGAGATACACAGCTAAGTAAGGGCAGCAAGGCTTCGTCAAATAAGGCAAGTGATACTAAAAGCGTTTCTGAGATCTCTGAGCTACAACTGCCATCAATGGAGAGGCTTGGTCCAGGCACTTTCCCTGCTGAAATATATCCGGAAGGGTATTCCTCCTCCCATACATGTAGCAATGAATCAAAAAAGCCTCAGGAAGGCATGGCTTTGAAACCACGGCTGTTGGTGGTATCTAACAGGTTACCATACTCAGCAGTCAGAATTGAGGATTCCTGGTCTTTAGACATAAGTGCTGGTGGGCCAGTGACTGCTCTTCTGG GATTGAAAGAATTTGAGGTAAGCTATGTGGGGTGGGCTGGTATCCATGTTTCAGATGAGGCTGAGCGGAAGTCTTTAACAGAAGTACTAACTGAGAAG AGCTGTTTACCTGTATTCATTGATGAAGTGATTTTTCATCAGTACTACAATGGATATTGCAACAGTATATTGTGGCCTCTCTTCCATTATCTTGGAAGTTCTCAAGAAGATGGCCCTGCAACAACCAGATCTTATCAGTCCCAGTTTGATGCATataaaaaagcaaaccaaatatttGCTGATGTTGTAATCAAACACTACAAGGAAGGTGATGTCGTTTGGTGTCATGACTACCATCTGATGTTCCTTCCCAAATACCTAAAGGAACACAACAGCCAACTGAAAGTTGGCTGGTTTCTTCACACACCATTTCCACCAACTGAAGTTCACAGGACCCTGCTGTCTCGATCAGAACTGCTGCATGCACTTCTCTTTGCTGATTTACTTGG TTTCCATACTGTTGAATACGTGAGACACTTTGTTAGTACGTGTACTCGTATTCTTGGAGTGGAGGCTTCACTAGCAGGAATAGAGTATCAAGGAAGGCTAACTCGTGTGGCTGTG TTTCCAATGGGGATAGATTCAGATCGATTCTTTCAAGCTCTTGAGACTCCTATAGTCCGAGAGTGCATTAAAGAATTCACAGAGGAATTTTCTGGGCGTAAG GTGATATTAGGTGTTGATCGCCTTGATTTGGTTAAAGGAATTCTCCAAAAGATACTGGCGTTTGAAAAGTTTCTTGAAGACAACAAAGATTTACGTGACAAAGTTGTATTGCTGCAGATAGCAGTGCCAAGAACAACAGATATTCCAGAAT ATCAAAAACTTGCAAGCAAGGTCCACAAGCTTGTTGGGCGCATCAATGGTAGATTTGGAACAGTCTCTAAGGTTCCACTAATTCATCTG GACCAACATCTCGAGTTTCATACATTATGTGCATTATACGCGGTCACAG ATGTTTCTCTTGTCACATCTTTGCGGGATGGAATGAATCTCGTTAGCTCTGAATTTGTGGCTTGCCAAGATTCAAAGAAAGGAGTTCTCATTTTAAGTGAA TTTGCAGGTGCTGCACAATCTCTGGGTGCTGGAGCAATCCTTATTAATTCTTGGGACATTGCAGAAATTGCTTCTTCAATTGGCCGAGCTTTAAATATGAAAGATGATGAAAGAAGGAAAAGGCATGCATTGAACTTCCAACATGTCATAACCCATACTTCTCAGAAATGGGCTGAAGCATTCGTAAG GGAATTGGCTGATGCTCAAAGCATAAAAGGAGTTCCACCCGCACTCCCAGTCACAGATGCCATAGAACACTACTTGCAGTCAAATAATAGATTACTCATACTG GGATTCAACGCTGTTTTAACTGAACCAGTGGATACTCCTGGTGGAGGAGGTGAAGATCAGATACTTAAGTTGAATCCGGAATTAAAAAGCACCCTTATGGAATTGTGCTGTGACCAGAAGACAACTATTGTTGTCCTCAGTGGTAGCAGCAAACTTGTCTTAGATAAT AACTTCTCTGATTACAACATGTGGTTGGCGGCCGAGAATGGGATTTTTTTGCGCCCTACAATGGGAGAATGGGAAACAACAATACCAGGGAACTTAAATTTAGACTGGATTGACTGCGTAAAG CCTGTCTTTGAGTATTTTATCAAAAGGACGCCAAAGTCACAATTTGTGCTCAGAGATACTTCAGTTGTATGGAACTACAAGTATGCAG ATGTTGAGCTTGGTAGAAGTCATGCTATAGACCTGGTGCAGCATCTCTTTACTGGCTTTTCAAATGCGCCTGTTGATGTTAATCAAGGAAGTCATTCAGTTGAGGTCAGAGCTGTTGGCATTACAAAG GGTGCAGGTATTCACAGAATACTTGGAGAAATTGCAGGCAGTTCAGATCCAACACAGATTGATTATGTCTTGTGCATAGGACACTTTCTGGAGAAG GATGAGGATCTGTATTCTTACTTTGACCCAGAGCTTCCGGTTGAAACTCCAAGAACCAAGACAAGTGAGGCACTAAAGTTTCCTGGCGACAGAATGTCTGATCTCAAACTGCAAAACGGCGGATGTGTCTCAAAAGCATCTCATCTTACAAGTGAACAGCCTCTGCCAAACTCAGGGAAGAAGACATCATTGAATGTGCCTGATCTGAAGATGGAGAATTACTTTTCTTGTACAGTAGATCGAACTCATTCCAGAGCTCGCTACTCTCTTGGATCATCAGCTGATGTTGTTTCTCTTTTGAAAGCATTGGCTGCTGCATCTTCCTCGAGCTGA
- the LOC141695228 gene encoding E3 ubiquitin-protein ligase CCNB1IP1 homolog isoform X4 yields MRCNACWRDLEGKAITTSCGHLLCTEDAGRILSNDAACPICDQVLSKSLMRPVDVNPTDEWTNMAMAGISPQILMKSAYRSVMFYIGQKELEMQFKMNRIVAQCRQKCEAMQEKFTEKMEQVHTAYQKMAKKCQMMEQEMESLSKDKQELQEKFSEKSRQKRKLDEMYDQLRSEYESIKRTAIQPANNFYSRTEPDLFASPADMMHNRDPLRKGPRDDIWPSAARKNSSNSGPFDVSAGSPVKQSAGPIDFSNRRGINPTAFGAGAGSGSGAGNPSMTLRNLIISPIKRPQLTRSRPQMFT; encoded by the exons ATGAGATGCAATGCATGCTGGAGGGACCTAGAAGGGAAAGCCATTACAACCAGTTGTGGTCACCTATTGT GTACCGAGGATGCTGGTAGGATTCTCAGTAATGATGCAGCTTGCCCAATATGTGACCAAGTACTCTCTAAAAG TCTTATGAGACCTGTTGATGTCAATCCAACTGATGAGTGGACCAAT ATGGCCATGGCTGGGATATCTCCTCAAATAT TGATGAAAAGTGCATACAGAAGCGTGATGTTCTACATTGGACAGAAGGAACTGGAGATGCAGTTCAAGATGAACAGAATCGTGGCTCAGTGCCGGCAAAAATGTGAGGCAATGCAAGAAAAATTCACAGAAAAAATGGAGCAAGTTCATACTGCTTATCAGAAAATGGCAAAGAAGTGCCAGATGATGGAACAAGAAATGGAGAGTCTATCCAAAGACaagcaagaacttcaagaaaagttttctGAGAAGTCCAG ACAAAAAAGAAAGCTTGATGAAATGTATGATCAGCTAAGATCCGAGTACGAGTCAATTAAAAGAACTGCAATACAACCTGCAAACAATTTCTATTCCAGAACTGAACCTGATTTGTTTGCAAGTCCAGCTGACATGATGCATAATAGAGATCCTCTCAGGAAAG GACCTCGAGATGATATATGGCCTTCAGCAGCGAGAAAGAATAGTTCTAATTCTGGTCCCTTTGATGTTTCCGCTGGCTCGCCTGTAAAACAGTCAGCTGGGCCTATTGATTTTAGCAACAGAAGAGGCATTAATCCAACTGCATTTGGTGCTGGAGCAGGATCTGGATCTGGTGCAGGGAACCCATCAATGACCTTGAGAAATCTCATCATTTCACCAATAAAGCGACCTCAGCTCACCCGAAGTCGGCCTCAAATGTTCACGTAA
- the LOC141695228 gene encoding E3 ubiquitin-protein ligase CCNB1IP1 homolog isoform X2: MRCNACWRDLEGKAITTSCGHLLCTEDAGRILSNDAACPICDQVLSKSLMRPVDVNPTDEWTNMAMAGISPQILMKSAYRSVMFYIGQKELEMQFKMNRIVAQCRQKCEAMQEKFTEKMEQVHTAYQKMAKKCQMMEQEMESLSKDKQELQEKFSEKSRQKRKLDEMYDQLRSEYESIKRTAIQPANNFYSRTEPDLFASPADMMHNRDPLRKDWPSYTPATPGPRDDIWPSAARKNSSNSGPFDVSAGSPVKQSAGPIDFSNRRGINPTAFGAGAGSGSGAGNPSMTLRNLIISPIKRPQLTRSRPQMFT, encoded by the exons ATGAGATGCAATGCATGCTGGAGGGACCTAGAAGGGAAAGCCATTACAACCAGTTGTGGTCACCTATTGT GTACCGAGGATGCTGGTAGGATTCTCAGTAATGATGCAGCTTGCCCAATATGTGACCAAGTACTCTCTAAAAG TCTTATGAGACCTGTTGATGTCAATCCAACTGATGAGTGGACCAAT ATGGCCATGGCTGGGATATCTCCTCAAATAT TGATGAAAAGTGCATACAGAAGCGTGATGTTCTACATTGGACAGAAGGAACTGGAGATGCAGTTCAAGATGAACAGAATCGTGGCTCAGTGCCGGCAAAAATGTGAGGCAATGCAAGAAAAATTCACAGAAAAAATGGAGCAAGTTCATACTGCTTATCAGAAAATGGCAAAGAAGTGCCAGATGATGGAACAAGAAATGGAGAGTCTATCCAAAGACaagcaagaacttcaagaaaagttttctGAGAAGTCCAG ACAAAAAAGAAAGCTTGATGAAATGTATGATCAGCTAAGATCCGAGTACGAGTCAATTAAAAGAACTGCAATACAACCTGCAAACAATTTCTATTCCAGAACTGAACCTGATTTGTTTGCAAGTCCAGCTGACATGATGCATAATAGAGATCCTCTCAGGAAAG ATTGGCCGTCATACACTCCTGCTACTCCAGGACCTCGAGATGATATATGGCCTTCAGCAGCGAGAAAGAATAGTTCTAATTCTGGTCCCTTTGATGTTTCCGCTGGCTCGCCTGTAAAACAGTCAGCTGGGCCTATTGATTTTAGCAACAGAAGAGGCATTAATCCAACTGCATTTGGTGCTGGAGCAGGATCTGGATCTGGTGCAGGGAACCCATCAATGACCTTGAGAAATCTCATCATTTCACCAATAAAGCGACCTCAGCTCACCCGAAGTCGGCCTCAAATGTTCACGTAA